One Leptolyngbya sp. NIES-2104 genomic window carries:
- a CDS encoding element excision factor XisH family protein, which translates to MNLLTGRTLVSAKDLFHEAVKQALIRDGWSITDNPLVVRYGPTNLKVDLGAERMIAAQRDAETIAVEIKSFLDPSAVNDFHTAVGQYLHYQLAFRYNQWSRKLYLAVPKEIYETQFEKPLFQDSIQTYGTKILVYGAENQEIVAWIE; encoded by the coding sequence TTGAACCTGCTGACTGGCAGAACATTAGTGAGTGCGAAAGATTTATTTCATGAGGCTGTTAAGCAGGCTCTTATTCGAGATGGGTGGAGCATTACAGACAACCCTTTAGTCGTGCGCTACGGTCCAACGAACCTCAAAGTAGACTTGGGCGCAGAGCGCATGATTGCTGCACAGCGAGACGCTGAAACAATCGCAGTAGAAATTAAGAGCTTTCTCGATCCGAGTGCCGTCAATGATTTTCATACGGCTGTAGGGCAATATCTTCATTACCAGCTTGCATTTAGGTATAACCAGTGGAGTCGCAAGCTGTATTTAGCCGTCCCAAAAGAAATCTATGAGACTCAATTTGAGAAGCCGCTTTTTCAAGATAGCATTCAGACATATGGAACTAAAATCTTAGTGTATGGCGCTGAAAATCAGGAGATTGTGGCATGGATCGAGTAG
- a CDS encoding XisI protein: MDRVEQYRNIVRQVLQHYYTLYQRMQDADTAMLCDRTSDQYQVIQTGWDAQQRRIYTTLHLSIKNGRVYIHSDPTEEGVANSLIEAGIPKTDIVLEYQAPTLRKYSEFAQA, encoded by the coding sequence ATGGATCGAGTAGAGCAATATCGAAATATTGTTAGGCAAGTTCTCCAACATTACTACACTCTGTATCAGCGAATGCAAGATGCAGATACAGCAATGTTGTGCGATCGCACCTCGGATCAGTATCAAGTCATCCAAACCGGATGGGATGCTCAACAGCGAAGAATTTACACCACCCTGCACCTATCCATCAAGAACGGAAGAGTTTACATCCACAGTGATCCGACTGAAGAAGGTGTAGCAAATTCGCTCATTGAAGCAGGAATTCCGAAGACCGATATCGTTTTGGAGTACCAGGCTCCAACACTTAGAAAGTATTCAGAGTTTGCTCAGGCTTGA
- a CDS encoding helix-turn-helix transcriptional regulator: MLVSKLPKIMEHYGLNNPDVLHSMIKQDLSESSLNRDQLIKLYYGHTKRLSRETLLDCCRLFGIKRVSQLIDLDTAPEAPDEFLEMQPDSVFLMGHLPEILKQQGRSQYRLEMDTRMHANTISSWVNDFDSMNRFELSSIEKICRSLNLPTIDRLLTLKVVPTRGRRKAKTIWSRFHPEEKRPNSLMQTNALKTA; this comes from the coding sequence ATGCTAGTCAGTAAGCTACCAAAAATCATGGAGCATTACGGACTCAACAATCCTGATGTTCTCCATAGCATGATTAAGCAAGACCTATCAGAGTCCTCGTTAAATCGAGATCAACTCATCAAACTGTACTATGGACATACGAAACGACTGAGCCGAGAAACGCTTCTCGATTGCTGTCGCCTGTTCGGAATCAAGCGAGTCAGTCAACTGATTGACTTGGATACTGCTCCAGAAGCTCCAGATGAATTCTTAGAGATGCAACCGGATTCGGTGTTTCTCATGGGTCATCTACCAGAAATTCTAAAGCAGCAAGGTAGAAGTCAGTATCGATTAGAGATGGACACGCGAATGCACGCGAACACCATTTCAAGTTGGGTCAATGACTTTGATTCGATGAATCGATTTGAACTCAGTTCGATCGAGAAAATCTGTCGATCACTCAACTTGCCGACTATCGATCGCCTACTAACCCTAAAGGTAGTTCCTACACGCGGTCGCCGCAAAGCGAAAACAATTTGGTCGCGCTTTCATCCAGAGGAGAAGCGCCCTAATTCCCTAATGCAAACCAACGCTCTCAAAACTGCCTAA
- a CDS encoding peptidase E — protein sequence MSIRSTSDTHIIAIGGGGFSMEPENPLLDQYILGLSPQPQPKICFLPTASGDSDRYIVRFYSAFLKFSCQPCHLSLFNPPTLELRSFLLEQDIIYVGGGNTKNLVALWRDWGIDQILKEAWEQGIILCGLSAGSMCWFEEGLSDYTGNGVYKSLKCLGFLKGSHCPHYDGERDRRPVYHQMIASGELADGYAADDGVGLHFVNGTLANIVSSRSTAKAYRLEREGDRAKETLLEPTYLGDRGNRNF from the coding sequence GTGAGCATTCGTTCTACTTCAGATACGCATATCATCGCGATCGGTGGAGGTGGTTTCTCGATGGAGCCAGAGAATCCCTTACTCGACCAGTACATTTTGGGACTCAGCCCTCAGCCCCAGCCCAAAATCTGTTTTCTCCCGACCGCCAGTGGAGATAGCGATCGCTACATTGTTCGATTTTATTCAGCCTTTCTAAAGTTCTCTTGCCAGCCTTGCCATCTTTCATTGTTCAATCCTCCCACATTGGAACTCCGCAGCTTTCTGCTAGAGCAAGACATTATCTATGTTGGTGGAGGCAATACGAAGAACTTAGTCGCACTTTGGCGCGATTGGGGAATTGATCAGATTTTGAAAGAAGCTTGGGAACAGGGAATTATTCTCTGTGGCTTGAGCGCAGGATCAATGTGCTGGTTTGAGGAAGGCTTGAGCGATTACACAGGGAATGGAGTTTACAAGTCGCTGAAGTGCCTTGGCTTCTTGAAGGGCAGTCATTGCCCACACTACGATGGGGAGCGAGATCGTAGACCTGTCTATCATCAGATGATCGCGTCAGGAGAATTAGCAGACGGATATGCTGCGGATGATGGCGTTGGATTGCATTTTGTGAACGGAACCTTGGCCAATATTGTTAGTTCTCGATCGACTGCAAAAGCCTATCGGTTAGAACGAGAAGGAGATCGCGCAAAGGAAACGCTTCTAGAACCAACTTATCTTGGCGATCGCGGAAATCGGAATTTCTGA